From Halalkalicoccus sp. CG83, one genomic window encodes:
- a CDS encoding CDP-alcohol phosphatidyltransferase family protein, giving the protein MNDVYAGTTLRRLRLRWVVVASIAAVATALAYDLFTARFATTLARRWLVLSGLVLAYELALLWRFLPRNHDGERLAPSLGPATLLTVVRGVGVAFLAGFLLLPQPTESLVWLPAALYGLAALLDYVDGTLARLTDRVTELGTRLDVEIDALGILIAPLLAVAYGQLPVWYLLAGAARYLFVAGKRHRRRTGKPIHDLPSGPISRILAGVQMAFLTVVLSPLLTPPEATVLAAAVLIPFLANFLRDWWHLTGRLPR; this is encoded by the coding sequence GTGAACGACGTCTACGCCGGAACGACGCTGCGTCGTCTCCGGCTGCGCTGGGTCGTCGTCGCGAGCATCGCCGCCGTCGCGACGGCGCTTGCCTACGATCTGTTCACCGCGCGCTTCGCGACCACGCTTGCCCGCCGCTGGCTCGTGCTCTCCGGGCTCGTCCTCGCCTACGAACTCGCGTTGTTGTGGCGCTTTCTCCCGCGCAACCACGACGGCGAACGGCTGGCTCCCTCGCTCGGACCGGCGACGCTGCTCACCGTCGTTCGCGGCGTTGGCGTCGCCTTCCTCGCCGGCTTCCTCCTGTTGCCCCAGCCGACCGAGTCGCTGGTCTGGCTGCCCGCCGCGCTCTACGGGCTGGCGGCGCTTCTGGACTACGTCGACGGCACGCTCGCGCGCCTCACGGACCGCGTCACCGAGCTCGGGACGCGTCTCGACGTCGAGATCGACGCGCTCGGAATCCTGATCGCGCCGCTGCTCGCCGTGGCCTACGGACAGCTCCCGGTCTGGTATCTGCTCGCCGGCGCGGCACGATACCTGTTCGTCGCCGGGAAACGCCATCGCCGGCGGACGGGAAAGCCGATCCACGACCTGCCGTCGGGGCCGATCTCCCGGATCCTCGCGGGCGTCCAGATGGCCTTTCTCACCGTCGTCCTCTCGCCGCTGCTGACCCCGCCGGAGGCGACGGTTCTCGCGGCTGCCGTGCTGATCCCGTTTCTCGCGAACTTCCTCCGGGACTGGTGGCACTTGACCGGACGACTCCCGAGATGA